The window GCCGATATCGCGCAGGCATGTGGCGGCGGCAGCATTGGAGAGATGTCCGTGCTTGGAGCGGATCCGCTTCTTGAGAAACTCCGGGTACGGCCCTTCCTCGAGCATCTGCGGGCAGTGGTTGCTCTCGAGCACCACCGCATCGCACCTCCGGAGGGCCTCCTCGATCCTGGGGGTGATGATGCCGGTGTCCAGACAGCAGCCGATGCGGACGCCGTCCTCCTCGATGACATAACCGACCGGGTCGGCAGCATCGTGCGCCGTCTGGAAGGGCACGACAGAGAGACCACCGAAGGAGAACGCCTCGCCGCAGGAGGCACGAATCAGTTCGACCGGTTTGTCCGATTTTCTGGTCCTGCAGAATGCATCCAGCGTTCCCGCCGTTCCGGCCACCGGCAGTCCAAGGCGGCGCGAGAGGACGTCCACGCCCCTGATATGATCGATATGCTCGTGGGTCACCACAATGCCCTTCACCAGGTTCTCGTCTCCGCCGGCCCCGGCAAGACGGTTCCTGATCTCCCGTGCCGAGAGACCGGCATCGATGAGGAGTGCACCGCTCTCCCCCTCCACATACACACAGTTTCCCTTGCTCCCGCTGGCGAGGACGGTAACCTTCATCCTCCATCTATCTGTTCTTGACCACTATATCGATGGCGATCGACAGAGATTCATCTGAGAAGATCCGACGATCCCTTCAATGGCAGCGGACGGGTGGATGGAGGCGGCGGTCCGTGTGGCGGGCGATAGCGGCGTGCAGATCGACAGAAGAAGGCTTCGTCCCGGTGTGAATTGCTATGCCGTCCGATCGGCCGACGGCGATGCCCTCCAGTTCTGCTTCCCCCTCCACCTCCCCTTCCCCCTCCCGGAGGATATCGATCCCCGCGGGGCCGACGGCGCCGCATGGGCGGTGATCGAGGCGGTGAAACGGGCAGCACCCGGAGATCCCCGCCTCAGGCCGCTTGGCGGGCTCGACACCCTCCACCCGGGCCGTTATGGTGCCGGGATCGAACCGGTGACGGTGATGCACCTGAGATCGGCGGCAGGCGCCGACCTCTGGAAGGCGGACACCGACAATTACATCGGGACCGACGGCCTCCACTGCACCGTCCGGGGGGCCGTTCCGTGGCCGGGAACCCCGGATAATGCCGCGATACGCCGTCTCGCCGAACAGGTGACCGATATCGCCGGGGGGATCGCCGATGCGGGGTTCAGGGTGCCGGAGCGCCGCCTCAGGTCGGCGGTCACCCATCTCCTCGACCAGACGATGCTCAGGGAACGCCTCCACAAACTCGGCCTTGTGGCCTTTATCGGCGACGGGACGCGTCCCGCCCGCGCCTACACCCGGTTCCGCCAGCATAGCCGGATCGCCGGCCCGAAAGACGGAGTCCACATCCCCTTCACCTGCCCGGACGCCCTCAATCCTATCTGCCTGGAACTGCCGGCGAGCGGGAGAATGGTGAGCGGGCTTTCGATCCGGCGGGGGGAGGCGCTCGCTGTGGCGGGATCGAATGCGGCCGGAAAGACCACCCTTCTTCAGGCGATCCTGGCCGGAGAGGACGACCACGCACCGGGCGACGGCCGCGAACTCCTCGTCACCGTCCCGGGCGCCAGGACGGCCGAGGCGGGAGGGCAGCACCTCCATGGCGCCGACGTGAGCATGTTCTTCTCATCCCTTCCCCCCGGCATGACAGGGACGCCGACCTCCGCCTTCGGACAGGGGAGCGGGTCGATGACGATGGCGATGCAGGTCGGACGGGCGGTGCGGGAGGAGGCGCCGCTCCTGCTCATCGACGAGGACCGGGCGGCGGCAAACCTGCTGGTCCACAGCACCCTGCAGGAGGAGGACGTCACCCCCCTCTCCGAGATCCTGAGCGGACAGCGCCATATCCTCGGCAATACCACCCTGGTGCTCGCCGCCTCGTCCCTGGATCCCCTCATTGCCCAGTCCGACCGGATCCTGGTCCTGCGGGGGCACCGGGCGGACGCCATCAGCCCCGCCCTCTTCAGGGGAATGTACAGGGACCACCTGAACCGGTGCCTCCGCCTGATCGGGGACGTTTGATTCTGCGCGGTGCACCGTGAAGAGGGAAAATCCAATTTTTCACAAAAAAATATTTTCAGGTTGAAAAATCCCGCAGGCATGGAAAAACCAGAGAGATACGCCATTCTGAAACGGATCCAATCATAGGAGGGGAGCGACAGCAGTTAATCAGGTTAATTTATCCCACCCGAACAATAAATTGAAAAGTTTATTATTGTCGTTAAAAAAACTCTAGACCAGCAAAAACGTGGTAATTATCAAAATTCAGCCATCCTGAGGAAATAGTGTACAATTAGATTGTAACTATCGCTCAGATCCTTGCTGGCGTTCCAACAGGGGTTTCACGGCTGGTGAGGAGGTAACCGGGATCACCCCGAAATCTGTGAAGGCAGATCAGACCGATCAACCGGAGACAGATGTGAAACCTCCAGAGAGGCCATACCGGGATTTCTCGAGGCAATTGAGATGATATTAACAACGCGGCGGGACGGACAGCATCTGCATCTCCAGCCGTTCAGGCTGCTGCCCCAACGGTCCGCAGGAGAAAAATAATGAAGTGCCATTACTGTGAACGGAGGTGTGATCTCTCGGATGTGCGGATCGGCTTCTGCAGGATGTATTATTCGAGTGGAGGAACAATCAGGGAGCGTTTTCCCCACCGATGGTCATCATACCACGTAACACAGATCGAATCCATTCCGTTTTTCCATGTTTACCCCGGTACACGCACCCTCCAGGTGGGAACAGCCGGCTGCAACCTCGCATGCACCTACTGCTCAAATCCCCACATGGCAAGAACGGACCCCGCAAGGATCGAGCTCCACCATGCATCACCCGAACACCTTGTGAGCCTCGCAGAAAAGGAGGGGTGCCATACGATCACCTTCGGCATCAACGAACCAACGGTTTCTCTCCCTTCACTCCTCGATCTTGCCACAACTGCACAGGAGCATGAAATTCCCGTTGGCTGCCTCACAAACGGCTATATGACCGAGGAATCCGCTCGAACACTTGGAGAACACCTATCTTTTGTGAACATCAGCCTGAAATCATTAACATCAACATTCTATCAAAAATATGCCGGTGTCGAGAGCGTGGACCCGGTGCTCAGGACCATTGAGATCCTTGCCGGACACTGCCATGTTGAGGTGACCACTCCCGTTATACAGGGCATTAACGAAGATGAGATCGCCGGTATCGCCCGATTCATCGCGGGAATCGATCCATTCATCCCCTGGCATTTCTTTCCCCTCCTCCCTGAACACCATATATCCGGCAAAGAGGCGCCCGAGATCAGGCATATCGACGCCAACATCGAGCCCATACGGGAGATCCTGCCGTATGTGTATTTCAGCAATGGTATTGGACCAGATCAGTTCAACACCATCTGTCCAGGATGCGGGAGGACGGTCGTCGAGCGAATCAACGGCGGAGGACGCGGCAGAAAAATCGTCCGCGATCTGCTCGAAGATGGTACCTGCCCATACTGCGGAGGGGAAATTCCCCTCCATGGGAGGCGTGTTGCATTGGATTCCATAGAGGTCAACGACCGATGATCGGGGTCATCGACCTCAGGAACGGGAAGAGGGATCAGTGCGGACAGCCCGCTGGTCGGTATTGCACGCAGGATCCAGGCAGACCACTGCCACCCCGGCGACCGGACCCCGGAAAGCACCTCCCTGATCAGGCCTACCCGCCGGGGTTCCGATACTATCCTGAGGACGGCGAGGGGCGGGAGTATCCCTTTGCCGGGCCCTACACCACGATGCCTGCAGACACCCTGGGTTCTGCCTATGAGGGGCGCAGCGCGGCAGTCGGGAGTCGGAGCACCCTGACGCATGTGTATGCCGGTACCGACATCACCGTCGAGTGTTTTGCCCGCAACCTCTACAATTACGGCACGATGGCGGCGGTCCGCAGAGATAAAAATGAACAATGGAGGGGGATCCAGTGAAAAAACACGATCAGAAAGGGACATTTTCGGACCGGGAGTCGGCAGAGCGGTTTGCTCGCCTCTCAGAAAGGGTGTTTGCACCGGTCAACACTGCCATCGCCCGCCAGATTGTAGCAGAATGCGGGATCACCCGGGGAACGGCGATCGAAATCGGGAGCGGCCCTGCCCACCTCGCAATCGAGGTGGCACGGATCACCGACCTCCGGGTGATCGCCCTCGACATCTCGGTGCCGATGCGATCCATTGCGGCCAGAACCATCCATGACGCCGGACTCTACGATCAGATCACCCCGCTCAGCGGCGACGCTGCGGCGATCCCGCTCTCCGATGCATCGACGGACCTCGTCTTCAGCAAGGGATCGGCCTTTTTCTGGCCTGATCCTGCAGGGGCATTCAGGGAGATCCGGCGGGTGCTCGGACCTGGCGGTCAGGCATGGATCGGCGGCGGGTTCGGGAGCGCCGAGATCCTCGAGAGGGTCAGGGAGCAGATGGACCGTATCGATACGGCCTGGATCGAAGGGGTGCACGAGCGCCTCAGTGACAGGACCGCGGAACGGTTCAGGGCAGACCTGGACCGGGCGGGGATCGAGGACTATACCATCCTCCGAGAACCCTGGCACCTCTGGATCCGTTTTTCACGGGGTGAGGGATGAGAGACATAGACTCGACCCATAACTGGACGACAATCGGGGTGCTTGCCGGACTCCCAATTCTATTGTTCGTTTTTTCCCTCTTTCTCGGCCGCTACACGATCGATCCCTTCACGGCCATCCAGATCATTGCGGCAGGGATCACCGACGCCATCCCCTCATTCCCCGTCTCGATCCCGCATACCTGGCCAGCGGTGATGGACACCATCGTGTGGCGGATCAGAATCCCCCGCATCTGTGCGGCGATGCTCGTGGGTTCGGGGCTTGCCATATCAGGCGCCGCCTTCCAGGGCCTCTTCAGAAACCCGCTGGTCTCTCCGCATATCCTGGGTGTCGACTCAGGTGCGGGTTTCGGGGCGGCGCTCGGTATCCTGATCTCGGGATCCCTTCTTGTGGTCCAGGGGCTTGCCTTCACCTTCGGGATCGTGGCCGTGGTGGCAACCTACCTGCTCGCCCGCGTCTACCGCACCACCCCCACCCTGGTGCTGGTGCTGGCCGGCATCATCGTGGGCGCCTTTTTCCAGGCGATGATATCGCTCACCAAATATGTCGCCGATCCGTTTGAGAAACTCCCGGCCATCGTCTTCTGGCTGATGGGGAGCCTTGCAGATGTCAGGATCGGCGACCTGATCATCGTCGGACCGCTGATCATCGGGTGCATGATCATTCTCCTGCTGATCAGGTGGCGGATCAACATCCTGTCGGTAGGAGACGACGAAGCAAAGGCGCTCGGCATCAACACCACCAGGATGGCACAGATCATCATCATCTGCGCCACCATCATCACGGCAACGGCCGTCTGCATCAGCGGGATCATCGGATGGGTGGGGCTTGTCGTCCCGCACATCGCCCGCATGATCGTCGGACCGGACTACAGGAAGATCCTGCCAGTCTCGGTGGTGATCGGGGCATGCTATCTCCTCATCGTCGACGACATCGCCCGCACCCTCACCGCCGCCGAGATCCCGCTCGGCATCCTCACCGCCGTGATCGGGGCCCCGGTGTTCGCCTATCTGCTGAAGTTCAGGAAGGTGGGGTGGGAATGATCCTGGATGTCAGAGATGCCGCCTTCTCCTATGACGGCACACGGATGATCTTTGCGGGGGTCTCCTTCTCCATCGGACGGGGGGAGTGCCTCTGCATCCTGGGCCCGAACGGCACCGGGAAGTCCACCCTGATCAAATGTCTCATCAACGTCCTCCCCCTGAATATGGGCAGCATCACGCTCGGAGGGGAGGAGATCGTCACGCTCCCCAGAACAGAGGTGGCCCGGCAGATCGCCTATGTGCCGCAGGCCCACCAGATCGTCTTCCCCTTTGCGGTCATCGACTTCGTCCTGATGGGGCGGGCCCCCCACCTCTCCCTCTTCGCCACGCCGGGTCGTGCCGACCGTCAGATTGCAGAGGAGGCACTGGTCACCGTGGGGATAGAGCATCTCGCCGCTCGTCCGGTATCCGAGATCAGCGGGGGCGAGCTGCAGCTGGCCCTCATCGCCCGGGCGCTGGCACAGCAGCCCGCCGTGATGGTCCTCGACGAACCGACCTCCCACCTCGATTTCGGCAACCAGGTACGAGTCCTCCGTCTCATCGAACGACTTGCCGACGAGGGGATCGCCGTGATCATGACCTCACACTTCCCGGATCATAGCTTCATCATTTCTCAGAATGTGGCGATCATGAAGGACGGAGGGTTTATCGCCGTCGGACCGGCAGAAGAGGTGCTGACCCCTGAACATCTCGGTGCGGCCTACGGGATCGATGTGGCGATCACCTATGTCGAGGAGGCCGGACGGCGGGTCTGCATCCCCTCCATATACCGGCCCCCGAGATAACCATTTTTATTTAACATTTGGTTTTGGTACAATACCAACATTTAAGCAGAGACCTGCAGAGTAAGGATGCTGAAGATCAGGAAAGGACACAATTGAGCCTGATTTTCAATAAAGATGATTCAGGAGTCAACTATGAGAAAAATTGACCACATTTTCATTATATCAATCCTCTTTCTTCTCCTGGCAACCGCCGTCACCTGCGGGTGCCTCTCCGGTACAACCACTGAACCGGGGCCAGAAGAAGGTGGAGCGCCCGAACAGCAGTCACCACCAACAGGGTCTGACGACACGACGGGCGCCACGACAAACGCCGCCACCACGCAGACACAATCTGCTCAGGCTGAAAGCAACGGTGAAACCCAAACTGACGGAACACCGGTTGAAGAGACAACGGCGCCTGAAGAAACCATCGAACCGGAAGAAACAACCGAAACTGAGGAAACAACCGCCGGCTCCTCCTCAGGCGGCGGCGGGTCCGGGGATTCCGGCGACGATCCCGACATTCGCTATGTACAGGACACCGTCGGTCGTCTGGTCCAACTCCCCTATGATGTGAACGGGGTGCTCACCACCAACCCGACCACCACGATCATGGTCTACATGATCGCGCCCGAGAAACTCCTCGGATGGAACTTCAATCCCGGTGATCCGATGCCGGCAGACTACAAGAGTCTCCCGGTCGTCGGAGGATGGTTCGGGTCCATGAGCGGCAACTACGAGACCTTCATCGCCCTCGGGCCGGACGTGATCATCGACGGCGCAAACTGCCAGGGCACCCTTGAGGAAAACATCGAGGAGCGGCAGGCAAACTTCGACCCGATCCCGGTCGTCGGCGTGCTGTCCTCAAACGATGCAACACATTTCGAGGCGACAGTCGGATTTGTCGGGGAGATCCTGGGCGACCAGGACCGCGCCAGCAACCTCATCGAGTTCTACCGGAACGTCAAGGACGAGGTCACCGACAGGACGGCCGATATCCCTGAGGACGAGCGCCGCCGCGTCTACTATGCCGAGGGGGCGGACGGACTCACCACCGATCCGACCGGTTCCTTCCACGCCCAGGTCATCGACATCTGCGGCGGGGTGAACGTGGCCGAATGCGCCGTCACGCCGGGATCAGGCAAGACACCGGTCTCGATAGAGCAGGTGCTGCTCTGGAACCCGGACCTGATCTTCTGTGACGATCCAAACTTTGCCGCCTCGGTCTACACCGACCCGCAGTGGCAGGAGATCGACGCAGTCAAGAACCATCAGGTCTTCTACACTCCCTACGGGCCCTTCAGCCTCTTCAACACCCCGCCGAGCACCAACCTGATACCGGGCATGCTCTGGGCAGGGGCAGTGATGTACCCTGACGAGTTCGAGGACATGGACGTTGTCGGGACGATCGGTCAGTTCTATTCCGAATTCTATCACGTCGACCTCACTGATGACGAGGTCACCGCCATCATCGGCGATCTCCCGGAGGCGACACACACCCGTTATATGACCGACATGGTCGGGCGGCGGATCATCGTCCCGGACGAGGTGAACGGCGTGCTCACCACCAACCCGACCACCACGATCATGACCTACATGATCGCGCCCGACAAACTCCTCGGATGGAACTTCAACCCCGGCGACCCGATGCCGGCGGACTACAAGAGTCTCCCGGTCGTTGGGGGATGGTTCGGGTCCATGAGCGGCAACTACGAGACCTTCATCGCCCTCGGCCCTGATCTGATCATCGACGGGGCGAACTGCCAGGGCACCCTTGAGGAAAACATCGAGGAGCGGCAGGCAAACTTCGACCCGATCCCGGTCGTCGGCGTGCTTGCATCGAACGATGCAACGCAGTTCGAAACCACCGTTAGTTTTGTCGGAAGGGTGCTCGGGAGTCAGGACGAGGCCGGTTCCCTGATCGAGTTCTACAATGAGGTGATGGACGAGGTCTCCGCCCGCACAGGCGACATCCCTGAGGACGAGCGTCGCCGCGTCTACTATGCAGAGGGTGCGGATGGACTCGCCACAGATCCCACCGGTTCCTTCCACGCCCAGGTCATCGAAATCTGCGGTGGGGTGAACGTGGCCGAATGCGCCGTCACGCCGGGATCAGGCAAGACACCGGTCTCGATAGAGCAGGTGCTGCTCTGGAACCCGGACCTGATCTTCTGTGACGATCCAACCTTTGCTACATCGGTCTACACCGACCCACTCTGGGAGAACGTCACGGCCGTGGAGAACCACCAGGTCTTCTACACGCCCTATGGACCGTTCAGTGTCTTCAACGCCCCGCCGAGCACCAACCTGATACCGGGCATGCTCTGGGCAGGGGAGATGATGTATCCCGACCGGTTTGCCGATCTCGATGTCGAAGGACGGATCACCGCATTCTACAGTGAGTTCTACCACTATGACCTCACGCCTGCAGACTACGATGACCTCTTCACCTCCAACTGAACCCTTTTCTCTTTTTAGCGATGACGGGAGGCACCATCAAACAACCGGGATGAGCGACCTATTTTCTGAATTATAGCACGAAAAAAGGGCAAAAAGGCAAAAAGCTGGCAGAAACGCAGCCCAAGACATACCTCGCAGGAGACAACTACAAAAAGGAGGGGAGAGGCAGTATGGCCGCAGCCCCTCTTCATCCCGGACGGGTGTCAGAATATATCCGGTTCACCCCCGGATCACGGTCCCGACCGGCTCTCCCCTGATGGCCCGCGTGATGTTCCCGGGCACATGCCCGTTGACCACCCGGATCTCCCTGATGTGCCGGGTGTGGAGGAGGAGTTCCACCGCCCTTCTCTCAAGCACCATGTCCTCCATGTCCATCGAGAGGAGTTCTGCGGCGGTGATCTCGGGGATGAACTCTGCATTCGCATTCTCCCTCGGGTCCTCGGCGAACTGGCCGTCGACATTCTTGGCAAGGATACAGTTCTTCGCCCCCATCACCTCGGCAATGAGCACGGCGCCGGTATCGGTGCGGTTCGGCGGGATCGATCCCATATCGGCCGGCTGCTCGTAGAGGCCGTACGGGGGGGTGCCGTGGGTCACCGGCAGCAGACCCAGAGCGATCAGGGTGGGGAGTTCGAGCAGGTCGTCGGTCTTGATCCTGACCCCGTTGTACTTCGAGAGGAGCACAGACATCATGATGGCATTCTGTTCGCTGATCTTGCCCGCCAGTTCGGCGAGCACACCGGTGGGCATACCGAGATTGATCCCGATGTCCATGATATGCCGCACCCGTCCCCCGCCCCCGGTGACGACCAGGACCTGTTCTCCCTCACCCTTCAGGGCACCGATCTCCTCGACGATCGGGAAGACCACATCCTTGCCATAGTCGATGGTGCCGTGTCCGCCGAACTTGATCACGTTCAGTGCGGGCATGATCCGGATCTGCGGGATCTCATCGATACGGCGCATCAACCCCTTTCTCACCAGCGTCTCCCCCCGGAGACCGGACTCCAGCTCAAAGCGTCCTTTAGTCATAGGATCACACGGGAAAAGTATATACACTAATATATAGTGATTTGTGTGCTGCCGATCATATGCGGCAGGGGGGACGTCATGAAATTTTATGTGCGTGAACGCCAGAAGGTCGGTGCCGGCGTCAAGCAACCCAAGTTCAGGGTGGTCGCCGTCACCGGAGAGAAGGCAGACGAGGGGCACCTCAAGGTCGAGGCGGTCCATTTCAGGAAGAACGAGATCGAGGCGATCGCCAGGGATGTCGGTGCCGAGATCGTCTGGCTTGAACCGATGCCCGAGGAAGAGCGCGGGAGCATGAAAGAGGAGTGAACACAGAGGGGCATGTGAAGCCCCTTTCTCCTAAAATTTTCTGTTTACCGCCGGATCACGGTCCCGACCCGCTCTCCCCTGAGGGCCTTTGTGATGGTGCCGGGCACATGCCCGTTGACCACCCGGATCTCGGTGATGTGCTTGGTATAGAGCAGGAGTTCCACCGCCTTCTTCTCGAGCACCATGTCCTCCATATCGCGGGCGAGGAGTTCAGATGCCGTGATCTCAGGTATGAACTCCGCATCGGGGTCAAGGCGCGGGTCCTCGGCATAAAGTCCATCGACATTCTTGGCCAGGATGCAGGTCTTCGCCCCCATCACCTCGGCAATGAGCACGGCGCCGGTATCGGTGCGGTTCGGCGGGATCGATCCCATCTCCGGGGGTTGCTCATAGAGACCATAGGGCGGTGTGCCGTGGATCACCGGGAGCAGACCCAGTGAGGTGAGGGTGGGGAGATTGAGGAGGTCGTCGGATGCCACCTGCACACCACCGTGCGGTGAGAGGAGGAGGGACATCATCAGGGCGTTCTGTTCGCTGATTGTGCCCGCCAGTTCGGCGAGCACACCGGTGGGCATGCCCAGGTTGATCCCGATGTCCATGATATGCCGCACCCGTACGCCGCCACCGGTGACGACAAGGAGTTTCTCGCCGGACTGTTTCAGCGCCCCGAGCTCCTCAACGATCGGGAAGACGACGTCGCGGCCGAAATCCATCGTGCCGTGCCCGCCGATCTTCACCACTTTGAGGTCGGGCATGATCCGGATCTGCGGGATCTCAGAAACCCTCTTCATAAGCCCTTTTCTGACAAGCGTCTCCCCACGAAGACCAGAATCCAGTTCGAACCGTTGTTCTTTGATAGTATCACCAGATGGAAAAAGTATATATTTCAGCATGATATAAGATTCGATCAACCAACTGGTATACCAGCTGGAGCGAGGTGAAGCAATGAAGATCTATGTACGAGGACGACAGAAGGTCGGTGCCGGTGTCAAGCAACCCAAGTTCAGGGTTGTCGCCGTCACCGGAGAGAAGGGGGACAACGCACACCTGAAGATCGAGGCGACCCACTTCAGAAAGACCGAACTTGAACAGGTCGCTGCCGACGTGGGCGCAGAGATCGTGTATCTCGAACCGATGGCAGAAGAAGAGCGCGGCGGGATGAAGGCGGAGTAACCCCTCCATTCGCCCATTTTCTGACATGACAGCGCCGGACAGAGAGACCATTTTTGCGGCGGCGGTGCGGATCCTGCTCGATGTCGACCGCGTTGTCACCGTCCACTACCGGGACGGCACCGTCAGCGTCCAGTTCCCGACCACCCGGCGCCTTGCCGAACACCTCGGTGTTCCGCACTACTATGTGCTCCCATATTGCGCGGAGATGGAGCGGGACGGGTTGATCAGGAGGGTGGAGCGGGTCGGGATATCGACCACGCCCGCCGGCACACGACTCCTCCTTGGGCTGATGTCGTCTTCCCACCTGACAGAGGCGGAGGCGGTCATCGGGGGGGCGACATTCAGGGAACTGCTGAAGGCCTCGGGATTAAAAGACGTGGACCGATGAGGCCTTGAAGGTGATCCAGACCTCCTCGTCCTGATGGATGTCCAGATCGACCACGCCCCGCCGGGTGAGCACCACCACAAACGGGATGCCGGCGTCCACCGTGATCCGCACGACCATGCCATTGTCGACGATATCCACGATCGTTCCCTTCAATGAGTTCTGTGCACTCGAATCCAGGGGGGTGCGCGATATCAGGATGTCCTCGGGTCGCACGGTCGCCGTGACCTCACCGTCCCCCGAACAGGTGGCGGAGACGATCCTGACGCCGCCGGCGTCGATCTCGCAGAGATCGCCCTTCTGCACGCACCTACCGTGGAAGAGGTTTTCCACTCCCACGAAATTCGCCACAAACTCACAGTTCGGTTTCCTGAAGACCTCGTGCGGTTCGCCGACCTGCACGATCTCACCGCCCCGGATCACGGCCACGCGGTCGGCGAGGGAGAAGACCTCCTCGAAGTTGTGGGTGACATGGATCACCGTGATCCCGTAGAGATCGTGGAGGCGCCGCAGTTCCTTCCTGAGCTTCTCACGCGTCTGCCCGTCCAGGGCGCTCAGCGGTTCATCGAGAAGGAGGAGGGCGGGCTCCATGACGATCGCCCGGGCGATCGCCGCCCGCTGCTGTTCTCCGCCGGAGAGGGTATCAGGATGGCGGTGGAGGAGGTGATCGATGGCCAGAAAGCGGGCGGCATCGGTAACCTTCCGCTCGATCTCCGTCGCCTCCACCTTCCGGTTCCGCAGACCGAAACCGATGTTCTCTGCCACCGTGAGGTGGGGGAAGAGCATGTAGTCCTGGTAGACCATGCAGATGTTTCGCTCCCGTGGCGGCACATCGGTGATGTCCCGACCGTCCAGGACCACGCGGCCCGAGTCCGGCGGATAGATCCCGGCCAGCGTCTCGAGGAGGATCGTCTTCCCGGCACCGGTCGGCCCGATGATCACCAGGTACTCACCGTCGTTCACCTGGAGGGAGGCATCCTTCAGGACGAACTCCCCCATGTCC is drawn from Methanofollis fontis and contains these coding sequences:
- the wtpC gene encoding tungstate ABC transporter ATP-binding protein WtpC, giving the protein MLEIEHVSKDMGEFVLKDASLQVNDGEYLVIIGPTGAGKTILLETLAGIYPPDSGRVVLDGRDITDVPPRERNICMVYQDYMLFPHLTVAENIGFGLRNRKVEATEIERKVTDAARFLAIDHLLHRHPDTLSGGEQQRAAIARAIVMEPALLLLDEPLSALDGQTREKLRKELRRLHDLYGITVIHVTHNFEEVFSLADRVAVIRGGEIVQVGEPHEVFRKPNCEFVANFVGVENLFHGRCVQKGDLCEIDAGGVRIVSATCSGDGEVTATVRPEDILISRTPLDSSAQNSLKGTIVDIVDNGMVVRITVDAGIPFVVVLTRRGVVDLDIHQDEEVWITFKASSVHVF
- a CDS encoding amino acid kinase family protein, which gives rise to MKEQRFELDSGLRGETLVRKGLMKRVSEIPQIRIMPDLKVVKIGGHGTMDFGRDVVFPIVEELGALKQSGEKLLVVTGGGVRVRHIMDIGINLGMPTGVLAELAGTISEQNALMMSLLLSPHGGVQVASDDLLNLPTLTSLGLLPVIHGTPPYGLYEQPPEMGSIPPNRTDTGAVLIAEVMGAKTCILAKNVDGLYAEDPRLDPDAEFIPEITASELLARDMEDMVLEKKAVELLLYTKHITEIRVVNGHVPGTITKALRGERVGTVIRR
- a CDS encoding amino acid kinase family protein; this encodes MTKGRFELESGLRGETLVRKGLMRRIDEIPQIRIMPALNVIKFGGHGTIDYGKDVVFPIVEEIGALKGEGEQVLVVTGGGGRVRHIMDIGINLGMPTGVLAELAGKISEQNAIMMSVLLSKYNGVRIKTDDLLELPTLIALGLLPVTHGTPPYGLYEQPADMGSIPPNRTDTGAVLIAEVMGAKNCILAKNVDGQFAEDPRENANAEFIPEITAAELLSMDMEDMVLERRAVELLLHTRHIREIRVVNGHVPGNITRAIRGEPVGTVIRG